One window of the Bradyrhizobium sp. NP1 genome contains the following:
- a CDS encoding aminotransferase class V-fold PLP-dependent enzyme, which produces MTVHTGRHFLQIPGPTNVPDRVLRAMDMPTMDHRGPEFAVLGFEVMAAIQRVYRTKQPVIIYPSSGTGAWEAAIVNTLQPGDKVLMCETGQFAVLWRGIAEKFKLDVDFIPGDWRHGADLEQVEARLSADKAHKIKAVMIVHNETSTGCVTYPQEVRKILDNVKHPALLMVDTISGLGSLEYEHDAWGIDVSVAGSQKGLMLPPGLGFNAISEKALAVAKANPAMRSYWDWHEVIAINKAGTWPYTPATNLLMGLKEAVKMLEEEGLENVFARHKRHSAATRAALKAWGLETQCQEQGAHSPALTGVVMPEGHDADQFRKVVLESFDMSLGTGLNKVKGKMFRIGHLGHFNDLMLMGTLAGVEMGFDLAKVPHRAGGVNAAMDVLKKRDGAMAPKAAVA; this is translated from the coding sequence ATGACCGTGCACACTGGAAGGCACTTCCTGCAGATTCCCGGACCGACCAACGTGCCGGACCGGGTGCTGCGCGCCATGGACATGCCGACCATGGACCATCGCGGTCCCGAGTTCGCCGTGCTCGGCTTTGAGGTCATGGCGGCGATCCAGCGCGTGTACCGCACCAAACAGCCTGTCATCATCTATCCCTCGTCCGGCACCGGCGCGTGGGAGGCCGCCATCGTCAACACGCTGCAGCCCGGCGACAAGGTGCTGATGTGCGAGACCGGCCAGTTCGCCGTGCTGTGGCGCGGCATCGCCGAAAAGTTCAAGCTCGACGTCGACTTCATTCCCGGCGACTGGCGCCACGGCGCCGACCTCGAGCAGGTCGAGGCGCGGCTCTCCGCCGACAAGGCGCACAAGATCAAGGCGGTCATGATCGTGCACAACGAAACCTCGACCGGCTGCGTCACCTATCCGCAGGAAGTGCGCAAGATCCTCGACAACGTCAAGCATCCGGCGCTGTTGATGGTCGACACGATTTCGGGCCTCGGCTCGCTGGAATATGAGCACGACGCCTGGGGCATTGACGTCTCGGTGGCGGGCTCGCAGAAGGGGCTGATGCTGCCGCCGGGGCTCGGCTTCAACGCGATCTCGGAAAAGGCGCTTGCGGTCGCCAAGGCCAATCCCGCGATGCGCTCCTACTGGGACTGGCACGAGGTCATCGCCATCAACAAGGCCGGCACCTGGCCCTATACGCCCGCGACCAATCTTTTGATGGGGCTGAAGGAAGCCGTGAAGATGCTCGAGGAGGAGGGGCTCGAGAACGTGTTCGCCCGCCACAAGCGCCACAGCGCGGCGACCCGCGCCGCGCTGAAGGCCTGGGGCCTGGAGACGCAGTGCCAGGAGCAGGGCGCGCATTCGCCGGCGCTCACCGGCGTCGTGATGCCCGAAGGCCATGACGCCGACCAGTTCCGCAAAGTCGTGCTGGAAAGCTTCGACATGTCGCTCGGAACCGGGCTGAACAAGGTCAAGGGCAAGATGTTCCGGATCGGCCATCTCGGCCATTTCAACGATCTGATGCTGATGGGCACGCTCGCCGGCGTCGAGATGGGCTTCGACCTCGCCAAGGTGCCGCATCGCGCCGGCGGCGTGAACGCGGCGATGGACGTGCTGAAGAAGCGCGACGGCGCGATGGCGCCGAAAGCCGCCGTCGCCTGA
- a CDS encoding outer membrane protein produces the protein MKRILVGIATLVSMFTTGAGAADLAARPYTKAPPAVVEVYNWTGFHIGANVGYSWGRSDDSVLISRFATGFPLNAAAGRNDVNGAIGGGQIGYNWQLTNWLVGLEADIQASGERGSLGFTCLACADDGTNITSVVTQRLNWFGTVRGRAGFLVTPSILLYGTGGFAYGEVQTGGSITGNNIAGNPVTALFPGTSSTRTGWTAGAGIEGRITGNWTAKLEYLYMDLGSVSAGPIATTILVPVRTNAGVSYTSSFTDNIVRVGVNYRFGGPVVARY, from the coding sequence ATGAAGCGCATACTGGTGGGAATTGCGACGCTTGTTTCAATGTTTACGACGGGTGCAGGCGCGGCCGATCTTGCGGCGCGGCCGTACACCAAGGCGCCGCCAGCCGTCGTCGAAGTCTACAACTGGACCGGCTTCCACATCGGCGCCAATGTCGGCTACAGCTGGGGTCGTTCGGACGATTCAGTGCTGATCTCGCGGTTCGCGACCGGCTTCCCGCTGAACGCGGCGGCCGGGCGCAACGACGTCAACGGTGCGATCGGCGGCGGGCAGATCGGTTACAACTGGCAGCTCACGAACTGGCTGGTGGGCCTTGAGGCCGACATCCAGGCGAGCGGGGAGCGGGGATCGCTGGGCTTCACCTGTCTGGCCTGCGCCGATGACGGCACCAACATCACGTCGGTGGTGACCCAGCGGCTCAACTGGTTCGGCACCGTGCGCGGCCGCGCCGGCTTCCTGGTGACTCCGAGCATTCTGCTCTATGGGACCGGTGGCTTCGCGTATGGCGAGGTGCAGACCGGCGGCAGCATCACCGGCAACAACATTGCCGGCAATCCGGTAACCGCGTTGTTCCCCGGCACGTCCTCGACCAGGACCGGGTGGACCGCCGGCGCCGGCATCGAGGGACGGATCACCGGCAACTGGACGGCGAAGCTCGAATATCTCTACATGGATCTCGGCTCCGTCAGCGCGGGTCCGATTGCGACCACGATCCTGGTCCCGGTGCGGACCAATGCGGGCGTCTCCTACACGTCGTCCTTCACCGACAACATCGTCCGTGTCGGTGTGAACTATCGCTTCGGTGGCCCCGTCGTCGCCAGATACTGA
- a CDS encoding tripartite tricarboxylate transporter TctB family protein, protein MSDTDLEIVVDDPTAPEENSPAVTSDRTVEIVVSLLLLALAVLLGADNWRTGIGWDSTGPEPGYFPFYLAVILGLASLYGLVATVLSRKEAAETFVTRAQARRVMAVFVPTLLFCLVTQFLGLYVASFLLIAGFMRLVGKIALWKSLLTAFIFTAAMFVTFDIAFDVIMPKGPLEAAFGY, encoded by the coding sequence ATGTCCGATACCGATCTTGAAATCGTCGTCGACGATCCGACCGCGCCGGAGGAAAATTCGCCTGCGGTGACGAGCGACCGCACGGTCGAAATCGTGGTGTCGCTGCTGTTGCTCGCGCTCGCGGTGCTGCTCGGCGCCGACAACTGGCGCACCGGCATCGGCTGGGACTCGACCGGGCCCGAGCCCGGCTACTTCCCGTTCTACCTGGCGGTGATCCTGGGGCTCGCGAGCCTTTATGGTCTTGTTGCCACCGTTCTCTCGCGCAAGGAGGCGGCCGAGACCTTCGTGACGCGGGCGCAGGCGCGCCGCGTGATGGCGGTGTTCGTCCCGACGCTGCTGTTCTGCCTGGTGACGCAGTTCCTCGGGCTTTACGTGGCGAGCTTTCTCCTGATCGCGGGCTTCATGCGGCTGGTCGGCAAGATCGCGCTGTGGAAGTCGCTCCTGACCGCCTTCATCTTCACCGCGGCGATGTTCGTGACCTTCGACATCGCCTTCGACGTCATCATGCCGAAGGGCCCGCTCGAAGCGGCCTTCGGCTACTAG
- a CDS encoding enoyl-CoA hydratase/isomerase family protein produces the protein MNAPATSTEDLLYSVEDGIARITFNRPQARNALTFAMYEQMASICERANADHSIKAIIMTGAGDKAFASGTDISQFRAFKTAQDALDYEARIDRVLGTLEQCRVPIIAAIAGACTGGGAGIAACCDIRIGTESTRIGFPIARTLGNCLSMSNISRLVALIGPARTKDLIFKARLVEAPEALALGLLNEVVPDVATLQRRAEETAKLVASHAPITLEVTKEAVRRIRRTLSRDEGEDLILKAYMSEDFREGMDAFLNKRTPNWKGK, from the coding sequence ATGAACGCCCCGGCCACATCAACCGAAGACCTGCTCTATTCCGTCGAGGACGGCATCGCCCGCATCACCTTCAACCGGCCGCAGGCGCGCAATGCGCTGACCTTCGCGATGTACGAGCAGATGGCCTCGATCTGCGAGCGCGCCAACGCCGACCATTCGATCAAGGCCATCATCATGACCGGCGCCGGCGACAAGGCGTTCGCCTCCGGCACCGACATCTCGCAGTTCCGCGCCTTCAAGACCGCGCAGGACGCGCTCGACTACGAGGCGCGGATCGACCGCGTGCTCGGCACGCTGGAGCAGTGCCGGGTGCCGATCATCGCCGCGATCGCGGGCGCCTGCACCGGCGGGGGCGCCGGGATCGCAGCGTGCTGCGATATCCGCATCGGCACCGAATCGACCCGGATCGGCTTTCCGATCGCGCGCACGCTCGGCAACTGCCTGTCGATGTCCAACATCTCGCGGCTCGTCGCCTTGATCGGCCCGGCACGGACCAAGGACCTGATCTTCAAGGCGCGCCTCGTCGAGGCGCCGGAGGCGCTGGCGCTCGGGCTTCTGAACGAGGTGGTTCCCGACGTCGCGACGCTGCAGCGCCGTGCCGAGGAGACGGCGAAGCTCGTTGCCTCCCACGCCCCGATCACGCTCGAGGTGACGAAGGAGGCGGTGCGCCGCATCCGCCGCACGCTGTCGCGCGATGAGGGCGAGGACCTGATCCTCAAGGCCTATATGAGCGAGGATTTCCGCGAGGGCATGGACGCCTTCCTCAACAAGCGCACGCCCAACTGGAAGGGCAAATAA
- a CDS encoding alanine--glyoxylate aminotransferase family protein: protein MGQGRHFLQIPGPSPVPDRVLRAMDMPVIDHRSPDFGELGRAVLAGCQKIFQTQGPVMIFPSSGTGAWEAAIVNTLSPGDRVLMVETGHFATLWRNMAARWGIEVDFLPGDWRRGADPAAVEAKLAEDKAHAIKAVMVVHNETSTGATSRISEIRAAMDRLGHPALLMVDTISSLGSVDYRHDEWKVDVSVSCSQKGFMLPPGLGFNAISQKARDAAKTNKMPRSYWDWEEMLKPNVNGFFPYTPATNLLYGLREAIAMLLEEGLANVFARHRRLAAATRAAVTHWGLEVLCQEPKDFSPVLTAVLMPPGHDADQFRKVVLDNYNMSLGSGLSKVAGKVFRIGHLGECNELTLLGALTGVEMGLSVAGIPHRAGGVAAAMKLLEERTQDNAASHLKIVS, encoded by the coding sequence ATGGGCCAAGGACGCCATTTTCTGCAGATTCCGGGGCCGAGCCCGGTCCCCGACCGCGTTCTCCGCGCCATGGATATGCCTGTCATCGACCACCGCAGCCCTGACTTCGGCGAGCTTGGGCGCGCGGTGCTGGCGGGCTGCCAGAAGATTTTCCAGACCCAGGGGCCGGTCATGATCTTCCCGTCGTCCGGGACGGGCGCCTGGGAAGCCGCGATCGTCAACACGCTCTCGCCGGGCGACAGGGTGCTGATGGTGGAGACCGGCCACTTCGCCACCCTGTGGCGCAACATGGCCGCGCGCTGGGGCATCGAGGTCGATTTTCTTCCCGGCGACTGGCGCCGCGGCGCCGATCCGGCTGCGGTCGAAGCGAAGCTCGCGGAGGACAAGGCACACGCGATCAAGGCGGTGATGGTCGTCCACAACGAAACCTCGACCGGTGCGACCAGCCGGATCAGCGAGATCCGCGCCGCCATGGATCGCCTCGGCCATCCCGCGCTTCTGATGGTCGATACGATTTCCTCGCTCGGGTCGGTCGACTACCGGCACGACGAGTGGAAAGTCGACGTCAGCGTCAGCTGCTCGCAAAAGGGTTTCATGCTGCCGCCGGGCCTCGGCTTCAACGCGATCTCGCAAAAGGCGCGCGATGCCGCGAAGACCAACAAGATGCCGCGTTCCTATTGGGATTGGGAGGAGATGCTCAAGCCCAACGTGAACGGCTTCTTCCCCTATACGCCGGCGACCAACCTGCTTTACGGCCTGCGCGAGGCGATCGCGATGCTCCTGGAGGAGGGGCTTGCCAACGTATTCGCCCGTCATCGGCGGCTTGCCGCGGCGACCCGGGCTGCCGTCACGCATTGGGGCCTCGAAGTGCTTTGCCAGGAGCCGAAGGACTTTTCGCCGGTTCTCACCGCCGTGCTGATGCCGCCGGGCCATGACGCGGATCAGTTCCGCAAAGTCGTGCTCGACAACTACAACATGTCGCTCGGGTCCGGCCTGTCGAAGGTCGCAGGCAAGGTGTTCCGCATCGGGCATCTCGGTGAATGCAACGAGCTGACCCTGCTCGGTGCGCTGACCGGTGTCGAGATGGGCCTGTCGGTCGCCGGCATTCCGCACCGCGCGGGCGGCGTCGCGGCTGCGATGAAGCTTTTGGAAGAGCGCACGCAGGACAACGCGGCTTCGCATCTCAAGATCGTCAGCTAG
- a CDS encoding CoA transferase, translating into MPFPHASQALSRFTVLDLTRVRSGPTCVRQLADWGANVVKIDALMADAAGEQPGGPRHGSDFQNLHRNKRAMALNLKDPRGLAVFKRVVEKADVVVENFRPDVKAKLGIDYDSLRKINPRIVYGSISGFGQDGPYHKRPGFDQIAQGMGGLMSVTGAPGGGPMRVGIPVADLTAGLFCAIGILTALLEREVSGEGQWVQTSLLQAQIFMLDFQAARWLMEKEVAKQAGNNHPTSIPTGVFKTSDGYINIATTGGRIWERCAQALGAPELITNPDYATAPARSKNRDALNAAINRQTEKKSTEAWVKELNEAGVPCGPIYAIDQMFEDAQVRHLGIAQDVPNAENRHIRLVGQPVTLSRTPSRMVARPPEFGEQTEEVLAEFGFDKDEIAALRQAKVV; encoded by the coding sequence ATGCCCTTTCCGCATGCCTCGCAGGCCCTCTCCCGCTTCACCGTCCTGGACCTGACCCGGGTCCGCTCCGGCCCCACCTGCGTGCGCCAGCTCGCCGACTGGGGCGCCAATGTCGTCAAGATCGACGCCCTGATGGCGGATGCCGCCGGCGAGCAGCCGGGCGGCCCGCGGCACGGTTCCGATTTCCAGAATTTGCACCGCAACAAGCGGGCCATGGCGCTGAACCTGAAGGACCCCCGCGGCCTCGCCGTCTTCAAGCGGGTGGTCGAAAAGGCCGATGTCGTCGTCGAAAACTTCCGGCCCGACGTCAAGGCAAAGCTCGGCATCGACTATGACAGCCTGCGCAAGATCAATCCCCGCATCGTCTATGGCAGCATCTCCGGCTTCGGCCAGGACGGCCCCTATCACAAGCGCCCCGGCTTCGATCAGATCGCGCAGGGCATGGGCGGGCTGATGTCGGTCACCGGCGCGCCCGGCGGCGGTCCGATGCGGGTCGGCATCCCCGTCGCCGACCTCACCGCGGGCCTGTTCTGCGCGATCGGCATCCTCACTGCGTTGCTCGAGCGCGAGGTTTCCGGCGAAGGCCAGTGGGTGCAGACTTCGCTTCTGCAGGCCCAGATCTTCATGCTGGATTTCCAGGCCGCGCGCTGGCTGATGGAAAAGGAAGTCGCAAAACAGGCCGGCAACAACCATCCGACCTCGATCCCGACCGGCGTGTTCAAGACCTCCGACGGCTATATCAACATCGCCACCACGGGCGGGCGGATCTGGGAGCGCTGCGCCCAGGCGCTCGGCGCGCCCGAGCTGATCACCAATCCCGATTATGCGACCGCGCCTGCGCGTTCGAAGAACCGCGACGCGCTCAATGCCGCGATCAACCGGCAGACGGAGAAGAAGTCCACCGAGGCCTGGGTCAAGGAGCTGAACGAGGCCGGCGTGCCCTGCGGTCCGATCTATGCCATCGACCAGATGTTCGAGGACGCGCAGGTCAGGCATCTCGGCATCGCGCAGGACGTGCCGAACGCGGAGAACCGGCACATCCGCCTGGTCGGCCAGCCGGTGACGCTGTCGCGCACGCCGAGCAGGATGGTGGCGCGCCCGCCGGAGTTCGGCGAGCAGACCGAGGAAGTGCTCGCCGAGTTCGGCTTCGACAAGGACGAGATCGCGGCGCTCAGGCAGGCCAAGGTGGTTTGA
- a CDS encoding tripartite tricarboxylate transporter substrate-binding protein, producing the protein MTATAAAAAMLVAAPAFAGWEPTKPVEIVVAAGAGGASDQMARMMQAAIQKNNLMKQPMVVSLKGGASGAEALMYMKSSDGDANKVLIAYSLIYMLPLSAKIPFNWRELTPVSVIALDQFVLWDNTTGAKTVKDFIAAAKAASSPFKMGGTGSKREDHVLTVFVEQKTGAKFSYLPYKSGGEAATQLVGGHIESNVNNPSENLEVWRAGQVRPLCVFDKERIAYTAKVTEAQSWHDIPTCREEGLDVQYLMLRAMFLPGKVTPEQQAFYVDLFQKVTQTPEYKDYMEKQALKPIFLTGKDMVQFLEEDDALNKQLMTEAGFVAK; encoded by the coding sequence ATGACAGCCACGGCCGCAGCCGCGGCGATGCTCGTTGCAGCGCCCGCCTTCGCCGGCTGGGAACCGACCAAGCCGGTCGAGATCGTGGTCGCGGCCGGCGCCGGCGGCGCCTCCGACCAGATGGCGCGCATGATGCAGGCCGCGATCCAGAAGAACAATCTGATGAAGCAGCCGATGGTGGTGTCGCTGAAGGGCGGCGCGTCGGGTGCGGAAGCGCTGATGTACATGAAGTCCAGCGACGGCGACGCCAACAAGGTGCTGATCGCCTATTCGCTGATCTACATGCTGCCGCTGTCGGCCAAGATCCCGTTCAACTGGCGCGAGCTGACGCCGGTGTCGGTGATCGCGCTCGACCAGTTCGTGCTGTGGGACAACACGACAGGGGCAAAGACGGTGAAGGATTTCATCGCCGCCGCCAAGGCCGCGAGCAGCCCCTTCAAGATGGGCGGCACCGGCTCCAAGCGCGAAGACCATGTGCTGACCGTGTTCGTCGAGCAGAAGACCGGCGCGAAATTCTCTTATCTGCCCTACAAGTCCGGCGGGGAGGCCGCGACCCAGCTGGTCGGCGGCCACATCGAATCCAACGTCAACAACCCGTCCGAAAATCTCGAGGTCTGGCGTGCGGGCCAGGTGCGGCCGCTCTGCGTGTTCGACAAGGAGCGGATCGCCTACACCGCCAAGGTAACGGAGGCACAGTCCTGGCACGACATCCCGACCTGTCGGGAAGAGGGGCTCGACGTGCAGTATCTGATGCTGCGCGCGATGTTCCTGCCCGGCAAGGTGACGCCGGAACAGCAGGCCTTCTACGTCGATCTGTTCCAGAAGGTGACGCAGACGCCGGAATACAAGGACTATATGGAGAAGCAGGCGCTGAAGCCGATCTTCCTCACCGGCAAGGACATGGTGCAGTTCCTCGAGGAGGATGACGCGCTCAACAAGCAGCTGATGACGGAAGCGGGCTTTGTCGCGAAATAG
- a CDS encoding tripartite tricarboxylate transporter permease: MEALGLLLHGFAVLLTWKTLALMMLGLVLGIFVGVLPGLGGPNGVAILLPLTFTMDPTSAIVMLSCIYWGALFGGAITSILFNIPGEAWSVATTFDGYPMAQQGQAAEALTAAFTSSFIGSLVAVLLITFLAPLISSFALKFGPPEFFAVYLLTFCSFVGLGREAKHKTVISMALGLLLAGVGMDTVSGQLRMTFGSAELLRGINFLVAVIGLFGISEILLTMEERLALRGHAAAISLRVVLNVWRDLPKYWVTLLRSSFIGCWLGITPGGAIAASFMGYNLAKRFSKDPDSFGKGRIEGVFAPETAAHASGTSALLPMLALGIPGSGTAAILLGGLMVWGLNPGPLLFVEHKDFVWGLIASMYLGNVVGLVLVLTTVPIFASILRVPFAAVAPMIVVSCAIGAYAIQNAMFDIWLMLGFGVVGYVFKKIGIPLAPFTLALVLGSRAEDAFRLSMIGASGDMKVFWSNGLVGSITTLAILLLFWPVIDRLFGEVGRWLRPARAAG; the protein is encoded by the coding sequence ATGGAAGCGCTCGGCCTCTTGCTGCACGGTTTCGCCGTTCTTCTGACCTGGAAGACGCTGGCGCTGATGATGCTGGGCCTCGTGCTCGGCATCTTCGTCGGCGTCTTGCCGGGGCTCGGCGGCCCGAACGGCGTTGCGATCCTGTTGCCGCTCACCTTCACGATGGACCCGACCTCGGCGATCGTGATGCTGTCCTGCATCTACTGGGGCGCGCTGTTCGGCGGCGCCATCACCTCGATCCTGTTCAACATCCCGGGGGAAGCCTGGTCGGTGGCGACCACTTTCGACGGCTATCCGATGGCGCAGCAGGGCCAGGCCGCGGAAGCGCTGACCGCGGCTTTCACCTCCTCCTTCATCGGCTCGCTGGTCGCAGTGCTCCTGATCACCTTCCTCGCGCCGCTGATCTCCTCCTTCGCGCTGAAGTTCGGACCGCCGGAATTCTTCGCGGTGTATCTCTTGACCTTCTGCTCCTTCGTCGGGCTCGGCCGCGAGGCCAAGCACAAGACAGTCATCTCGATGGCGCTGGGCTTGCTGCTGGCCGGCGTCGGCATGGATACCGTCTCCGGGCAGCTCCGCATGACCTTCGGCTCGGCCGAGCTGCTCCGCGGCATCAATTTCCTGGTCGCGGTGATCGGCCTGTTCGGCATCAGCGAGATCCTGCTCACCATGGAAGAGCGGCTGGCGCTGCGTGGGCATGCGGCGGCGATCAGCCTGCGCGTGGTGCTGAACGTGTGGAGGGACCTGCCGAAATACTGGGTGACGCTGCTCCGCTCCTCCTTCATCGGCTGCTGGCTCGGCATCACGCCGGGCGGAGCGATCGCGGCGTCCTTCATGGGCTACAACCTCGCCAAGCGCTTTTCCAAGGATCCGGACAGTTTCGGCAAGGGGCGCATCGAAGGCGTGTTCGCGCCGGAGACCGCGGCGCACGCCTCCGGCACCTCGGCGCTCCTGCCGATGCTGGCGCTCGGCATTCCCGGCTCCGGCACGGCTGCGATCCTGCTCGGCGGGCTGATGGTGTGGGGGCTCAATCCGGGGCCGCTCTTGTTCGTCGAGCACAAGGATTTCGTCTGGGGCCTGATCGCCTCGATGTATCTCGGCAATGTCGTTGGCCTCGTGCTGGTGCTCACCACCGTGCCGATCTTTGCCTCCATCCTGCGCGTGCCGTTCGCAGCCGTGGCGCCGATGATCGTGGTGTCCTGCGCGATCGGCGCCTATGCGATCCAGAACGCGATGTTCGACATCTGGCTGATGCTGGGCTTCGGCGTGGTCGGCTATGTCTTCAAGAAGATCGGCATTCCCTTGGCGCCATTCACGCTCGCGCTGGTGCTCGGCAGCCGCGCCGAGGACGCCTTCCGCCTGTCGATGATCGGCGCCAGTGGCGACATGAAAGTGTTCTGGTCCAACGGCCTCGTCGGCTCGATCACGACGCTTGCGATTCTCTTGTTGTTTTGGCCGGTGATCGACCGCCTGTTCGGCGAAGTGGGGCGCTGGCTCAGGCCGGCGCGTGCCGCCGGCTAG
- a CDS encoding MFS transporter, with the protein MRFRFKATHVVLAMLCVMYFITYVDRVNIGTAASEIQKELGLTHTQLGLVFSAFAYPYLLFQIIGGWVGDRFGPRKTLFWCGMIWAAATIMTGFVNGIVSLFIARVALGFGEGATFPTATRAMQYWTPADRRGFAQGLTHAFARLGNAMTPPLIAALMAWLTWRGSFVVLGLVSLVWGVVWAWYFRNEPKDHASITEAELATLPPRPTGPRPQVPWSPLLRRMWPVTLTYFCYGWSLWLYLNWLPLFFKNSYNLDIKSSALFASGVFFAGVVGDSLGGILSDRIFKRTGNIRFARLSVIVTGFAGALASLFPILFIHDITVVALCLSAGFFFAELVIGPIWSVPMDIAPKYSGTASGIMNSGSALAAIVSPLVAGFVIDATGNWYLPFLMSMGLLLLGGFSAFLMRPEQPFEEGEAALSAANTVAAR; encoded by the coding sequence TTGAGGTTTCGATTCAAGGCTACACATGTCGTGCTGGCGATGCTGTGCGTGATGTATTTCATCACCTATGTCGACCGGGTGAACATCGGCACGGCGGCGAGCGAAATCCAGAAGGAGCTCGGCCTCACCCATACGCAGCTCGGCCTGGTGTTTTCCGCCTTCGCCTATCCCTATCTGTTGTTCCAGATCATTGGCGGCTGGGTCGGCGACCGTTTCGGGCCGCGCAAGACGCTGTTCTGGTGCGGCATGATCTGGGCGGCCGCGACGATCATGACCGGCTTCGTCAACGGCATCGTCAGCCTGTTCATCGCGCGTGTGGCGCTCGGCTTCGGCGAGGGCGCGACCTTTCCCACCGCCACGCGCGCGATGCAGTACTGGACGCCAGCGGACCGGCGCGGCTTTGCACAAGGGCTGACCCACGCCTTCGCTCGCCTCGGCAACGCCATGACGCCGCCGCTGATCGCAGCTCTGATGGCATGGCTGACCTGGCGCGGATCCTTCGTCGTGCTGGGACTGGTCAGCCTTGTATGGGGCGTCGTGTGGGCCTGGTACTTCCGGAACGAGCCCAAGGACCATGCCTCGATCACGGAAGCCGAGCTTGCGACGCTGCCGCCGCGTCCGACCGGGCCGCGGCCGCAAGTGCCCTGGTCTCCGCTGTTGCGGCGGATGTGGCCGGTGACGCTGACCTATTTCTGCTACGGCTGGTCGCTGTGGCTCTATCTCAACTGGCTGCCGCTGTTCTTCAAGAACAGTTACAATCTCGACATCAAGAGTTCGGCGCTGTTCGCCTCGGGCGTGTTTTTCGCGGGCGTCGTCGGCGACAGTCTCGGCGGCATTCTCTCCGACCGCATCTTCAAGCGGACCGGCAACATCCGCTTTGCGCGGCTGAGCGTCATTGTGACCGGATTTGCAGGCGCGCTGGCCTCGCTTTTCCCGATCCTGTTCATCCACGACATCACGGTGGTGGCGCTGTGCCTGTCGGCCGGGTTCTTCTTCGCCGAGCTCGTCATCGGCCCGATCTGGTCGGTGCCGATGGATATCGCGCCGAAATATTCCGGCACCGCTTCCGGCATCATGAACAGCGGCTCGGCACTCGCTGCGATCGTCTCGCCGCTCGTCGCGGGTTTCGTCATCGACGCGACGGGCAACTGGTACCTGCCGTTCCTGATGTCGATGGGGCTGCTTCTGCTCGGCGGATTTTCGGCGTTCCTGATGCGCCCCGAACAACCCTTCGAGGAAGGCGAGGCGGCACTTTCGGCCGCAAACACGGTCGCGGCACGATGA
- a CDS encoding glycosyltransferase family A protein: MSDSIFSEYYSLPTFEDRFAKNPADAIDVIIPVIHTNELWRANLNSIFREIPVRRLLIGDGGCKDDSIDIARSFPRVQILDHREYRSLGFSLRKLIEAVESEWFAYLHSDVYLPGGWFDAMKAHQKEYDWFGCPQRITALVEYPNVDFLGEEIRPHAGSQMGRKAAFLPGLPEIDDDYVYRQEDLVLRNLVEKHGFKSGNVEDAFHFHQVMHKISPWARKLTSVSINVAWTREEEIRACMMQVKGVIKYLDPTPALALHVETNLKRLLELNAITQAEFDEWVLHTKPVWKQAIKPWRMKLVIALDSARGRWRRLLTSVFQP; this comes from the coding sequence ATGAGCGACTCCATTTTCAGCGAGTACTACTCACTGCCGACGTTCGAGGATCGCTTTGCCAAAAATCCTGCGGATGCAATCGATGTTATTATTCCCGTCATTCATACCAATGAACTTTGGCGCGCCAATCTGAATTCGATTTTCCGTGAGATTCCGGTGCGTAGATTGCTCATCGGGGACGGCGGCTGCAAGGACGACTCAATCGATATCGCTCGGAGCTTTCCCCGCGTCCAAATACTGGATCATCGAGAGTACCGTTCGCTCGGCTTCAGCCTGCGAAAGCTGATCGAAGCCGTGGAGTCAGAGTGGTTCGCCTACTTGCATTCGGATGTCTATCTTCCCGGCGGCTGGTTTGACGCGATGAAAGCCCACCAGAAGGAATACGACTGGTTTGGATGCCCGCAGCGGATCACCGCTCTCGTCGAGTACCCGAACGTCGATTTTCTCGGAGAGGAGATCCGGCCGCATGCGGGCAGTCAAATGGGCCGCAAGGCAGCCTTCTTGCCCGGCCTTCCTGAGATCGATGATGACTACGTGTATCGCCAGGAAGATCTCGTGCTGCGAAACCTGGTCGAGAAGCATGGGTTCAAAAGCGGCAATGTCGAGGACGCTTTTCATTTCCATCAGGTCATGCACAAAATCAGCCCGTGGGCGCGCAAACTGACGTCGGTCTCGATCAACGTCGCCTGGACCAGGGAAGAAGAGATCCGGGCCTGCATGATGCAGGTCAAGGGGGTCATAAAATATCTCGATCCGACCCCGGCGCTTGCGCTCCACGTCGAGACCAACCTGAAAAGATTGCTTGAGCTGAATGCCATCACTCAGGCGGAGTTCGACGAATGGGTGCTCCACACGAAGCCGGTCTGGAAGCAGGCGATCAAGCCTTGGCGTATGAAGCTAGTGATAGCGCTGGACTCCGCCCGTGGGCGTTGGCGGCGGCTGTTGACGTCGGTGTTCCAGCCTTAG